The genome window TGCATTTTTACTGTGAGTATGGAGCATGAGGCTGCTGAGGCGCTGTCTGACACTGTTGACACTGCTGATCGTGAGCACGGCCTTTCCCGCCCAGGCGCAGACGCCTGTGCGCCTGGACGAAATGTCGGTTGCCCTCTGGCCGGAATACGATAGGCCTGGTGTGCTGGTCATTTACAGCGGCACCCTGGCGGAGGATGTGCCGCTCCCTGTCACCATCACCTTTGCCATTCCGGCGTCGGTGGGTACGCCAAGCGCCACCGCCGGCGTGGATGACCTGGGCAGTTTCCGCTACCGCAAGTATGAACTGCGCACCCAGGGCGACAGGCTCCTGGTGAGCTACAGCCTGCCCTACCGCCGGTTCCAAATGGAGTATTACATTGACCTACTGGCCGGCCAGGGAAGCGACAAGGAATTCACCTTCACCTATCAGGCGGACTACCCGGTGCGCGATTTCCGGTTCGAGGTGCAGGAGCCGCTGGGCGCCAGCGGTTTCCAGACCGAGCCGGCGGCCGGCAGTGTGGTCACCGAGGCACAGCTCCCCCTGCATCTTGTCCCGATCGGCGCGCTGGAGCAGGGGCAGTCGGCCAGCGTGACGGTGCGCTATCAGCGCGAGGAGCGCCGGCTCTCGGCGGAGATCCTCGGCGTCCCCACGCCTGGGCCGGCAGAGTTCGAGGATGCGCCGCGCGCCGGCGGAGGCATCCCCACCACTACCGCCATTGTCCTTGGCGGCTCGCTGATAGCAGTGGGGCTGGCCCTGGGACTGTGGATGTGGACACGCTCCCGCGTCCCCGCCGGCGCCAGCCGGCAGGCCCGGCGCTACGCGGAGCGGCGCACAGCGGGCCGGAAAGCGAAGAGGGCGTCGCGCCGGCCGGCCGCGGCGCCCAAACCGAAGCCAGGCGATGTGGTCGGCTACTGCCATCAGTGCGGCCGGCCCCTCAAACGGGACGAAGTCTACTGCCCTAACTGCGGCACCCGCAGAAAACTGCCGTAAGGATGCTGATTTGACGGAGGAAGGGATGACGACGGAAGGACAAGGACATGACATGGAAATGCCGGCGGCGAGCAAGCCCCGCCCCACCAAGTTCATCGTGGGTGGGTTCATCATCGTCGCCGTAGTGGTATACCTGATTGTCTCCAGCCTAGGGGGCTCCACCGCCTACTATCTGACCGTGGCCGAACTGCGGGCCAAGGGGCCGGCGGCCGTGGGCCAGAAGGTGCGGGTCAGCGGTGTGGTGGACGGCACCACCATCCAGTACGACCAACAGAACCTGATCCTGCGCTTTGACATCGTGGATAACAGCGGCCGCCTGCCGGTGGTGTATCACGGCCCGCGGCCGGATATGTTCCAGGACCAGGCAGAGGCGGTGGTGGAGGGGAAGCTGAACGCCGACGGCGTGTTCGAGGCTTCCAACCTACTGTTGAAATGCCCTTCGAAATATGAGGCCGCGGCGACCGCTACCGCATCCCCGCGGTAAGGGACCGCCGGCGCACACTTCGAGTGAGAGGCGCGCATGATCGCAGACATCGGATATGGTGCCTTACTGCTGGCATTCTTGAGCGCCGGCTACGCCGCGCTGGCTTTTGTCCTAGGCCAGCGCCGGCGCTACCCGGAGCTGATCCGCTCCGCCGAGAACGGCTTCCGCATGGCGGCGCTGTGGGTAGCCGCATCCTCCCTCATCCTGCTCTACCTGCTGGTCAGCCGCGATTACCAGGTGCGCTATGTGTTTGAGCATGTGAGCAATACCCTGCCGCTGGCCTACGTGCTCTCCGCCTTCTGGGCCGGCCAGGAGGGCTCCCTGCTCTTCTGGCTCCTGCTGGTGAGCATGGCCGGCCTGGTCGTGCTGTACAGCCAGCGCGACGCCGCGGCCCAACCCCTGCGCCCCTATCTGCTGGCGACCATCGCGGTCGTCCAGACCTTTATGGCGCTGGTGCTGATCCTCCCCAGCAATCCCTTTGCCCTGCTGACGAACCGGCCGGCGGATGGGCTGGGCCTCAACCCACTGCTGGAAAACGTGGGCATGATCTTCCACCCGCCGACGCTGTTCATCGGCTATGCCCTGTACACCATTCCCTTCGCCTTCGTGCTGGCCGGCATCCTCAGCGGACAGCCCAGCGATGCCTGGATGGCGCGCGTGCGCCGCTGGAGCCTGATGGCCTGGCTGTTCCTGAGCATCGGCATCATCCTGGGCGCCTGGTGGGCCTACATTGAGCTGGGCTGGGGCGGATACTGGGCCTGGGACCCGGTCGAGAACTCC of Anaerolineae bacterium contains these proteins:
- a CDS encoding cytochrome c maturation protein CcmE codes for the protein MTTEGQGHDMEMPAASKPRPTKFIVGGFIIVAVVVYLIVSSLGGSTAYYLTVAELRAKGPAAVGQKVRVSGVVDGTTIQYDQQNLILRFDIVDNSGRLPVVYHGPRPDMFQDQAEAVVEGKLNADGVFEASNLLLKCPSKYEAAATATASPR